The proteins below come from a single Thermotoga sp. KOL6 genomic window:
- a CDS encoding SDR family oxidoreductase, with translation MELGIKGKRALVLAASKGIGKAVANALREEGALVTVCARNEERLKMTGHNYVVCDLKKDVEKLFSSVKEADILILNMGGPKPGLLDDLTVEDFKEAVEGLFLNMIKVVKNYLPGMKKRRWGRIIAITSFSVVSPLENLYTSNSARLALTGFLKTLSFEVAPYNVTVNCVAPGWTETERVKELLTEEKKKQVEKQIPMGRMARPEEISSVVTFLCSERASYLTGQTIVVDGGISKFPL, from the coding sequence TTGGAACTAGGCATCAAGGGTAAAAGAGCATTGGTTCTTGCAGCTAGCAAGGGTATTGGAAAAGCTGTAGCAAATGCGTTGCGGGAGGAAGGAGCTTTAGTGACAGTTTGTGCAAGAAATGAAGAAAGATTGAAAATGACAGGTCACAATTACGTTGTTTGCGATTTGAAAAAGGATGTTGAGAAGCTTTTTTCGAGTGTGAAAGAGGCGGACATATTGATTTTGAACATGGGTGGCCCCAAACCAGGCTTGTTGGATGATCTCACGGTGGAAGATTTCAAAGAAGCTGTGGAAGGTTTATTCCTGAACATGATTAAGGTGGTGAAGAACTATCTTCCTGGAATGAAAAAAAGAAGATGGGGACGAATAATCGCTATCACTTCGTTTTCTGTAGTGTCTCCTCTGGAGAATCTTTATACATCGAATTCTGCCAGATTGGCCTTAACAGGATTTTTAAAAACTCTCTCTTTCGAAGTAGCACCTTACAATGTAACGGTAAACTGTGTGGCACCAGGATGGACGGAAACAGAAAGAGTAAAAGAACTGTTAACCGAGGAAAAGAAAAAACAAGTTGAAAAGCAGATCCCTATGGGAAGAATGGCAAGGCCGGAAGAGATATCGAGTGTTGTAACATTTCTTTGTTCTGAGAGAGCCTCGTACCTTACGGGACAAACTATCGTTGTAGACGGTGGTATTTCAAAATTTCCTTTGTGA
- a CDS encoding HD domain-containing phosphohydrolase codes for MDKDYAPFSFYNEKGELVGISVDFWKLFSKKTGIKIELVPVEWQTAQQMVVDGRVDAVDQIFKTPEREKIFSFSKPIFEMKSCVFFKKDLPIKNFDDLSSYIVGVLKGEGMVGILKEKNPNVRFEFFKDYSSIMKALKEGRISVFLGDDLVARYYLAKENISSGFTSLHLGTNYLYVATLKEKKSVLDLINSGLSKISEKEKQEILGNYVPVALVIPSWVTKFVLYSGAFFTIALGVVLSFVYLLRRKVAERTEQLELANEELRAQNQEIEALYEEISASQEEIEKLYLELKELSERFRNSIRELSKLVFVKDPNIFAQKLFLMMEELLEVKGVKIELENVVVGEADGETFDIAYGNEKYGRVKIEGELSIEERKTVKSLFTIISAIYAFKKLVKKERELHRDIVRTWVKALEYYDYYTRGHSEEVARYAVEIGKMFGLSGEKLEKLYWAGLLHDIGKIYVPQAILNKTGKLDAREFDVIKIHPVKGYELVKEIEGFEDVALWIRHHHERWDGKGYPDGLKGEEIEFEARILCVADSYQAMRSDRPYKRGRTVKESIQELLDKAGKQFDPEIVRRFVEFLERGGDLGTRHQG; via the coding sequence TTGGACAAAGATTATGCTCCTTTTTCCTTTTACAACGAAAAAGGAGAATTGGTCGGTATATCTGTCGACTTTTGGAAACTCTTTTCGAAGAAAACAGGAATAAAAATCGAGCTTGTCCCCGTAGAATGGCAAACGGCGCAACAAATGGTTGTGGATGGACGCGTTGACGCCGTTGATCAAATCTTTAAAACACCGGAACGTGAAAAAATTTTTTCCTTCTCCAAACCGATTTTCGAGATGAAATCTTGTGTATTTTTCAAGAAAGACCTTCCTATAAAAAATTTTGATGATCTTTCCTCCTATATTGTTGGTGTCTTGAAAGGCGAAGGTATGGTTGGGATTCTGAAAGAAAAAAATCCCAATGTGAGATTCGAATTCTTCAAAGATTATTCTTCTATCATGAAAGCGCTCAAAGAAGGAAGAATTTCTGTGTTTTTAGGAGACGATTTGGTGGCACGTTACTACTTGGCCAAAGAAAACATCTCTTCCGGATTCACCTCCCTTCATCTAGGAACGAATTATCTTTACGTTGCTACTTTGAAGGAAAAGAAATCCGTTTTGGATCTTATTAACTCTGGTCTGTCAAAGATATCAGAGAAAGAAAAACAAGAAATCTTGGGAAACTACGTACCCGTTGCTCTGGTGATTCCATCTTGGGTGACCAAATTTGTTCTTTACAGTGGAGCGTTTTTCACTATTGCGTTGGGTGTGGTTCTTTCTTTTGTTTACTTGCTTCGAAGAAAAGTTGCGGAAAGGACGGAACAATTAGAGTTGGCGAACGAGGAATTAAGGGCTCAAAATCAAGAGATAGAAGCACTCTATGAAGAGATATCTGCGAGTCAGGAGGAGATAGAGAAGCTGTACTTGGAACTGAAAGAACTTAGCGAGAGATTCAGAAATTCAATAAGAGAACTTTCAAAGCTTGTTTTCGTTAAAGATCCAAATATTTTTGCTCAAAAACTTTTTCTTATGATGGAAGAGCTGTTAGAAGTTAAAGGTGTGAAGATAGAACTTGAAAATGTTGTTGTTGGAGAGGCGGATGGAGAAACCTTTGACATTGCTTATGGTAACGAGAAGTATGGACGAGTTAAAATAGAAGGCGAACTGTCCATTGAAGAGAGAAAAACGGTGAAATCACTTTTTACAATTATTTCTGCTATTTACGCCTTTAAAAAGCTTGTAAAAAAAGAAAGGGAACTTCACAGAGATATCGTCAGAACATGGGTGAAGGCTCTAGAATACTACGATTACTACACACGCGGTCATTCGGAGGAAGTTGCACGCTACGCGGTAGAAATAGGTAAGATGTTTGGATTGAGCGGAGAAAAACTTGAAAAACTCTATTGGGCCGGACTTCTTCATGATATAGGTAAAATATACGTACCACAAGCCATATTGAACAAAACAGGGAAGTTAGATGCTCGAGAGTTCGATGTTATAAAGATTCATCCTGTGAAAGGATATGAGTTAGTCAAGGAAATAGAAGGATTTGAGGATGTTGCACTTTGGATAAGACATCATCATGAACGATGGGATGGGAAAGGTTATCCGGATGGATTGAAGGGAGAAGAAATTGAATTTGAAGCCAGAATACTGTGTGTAGCTGACTCCTATCAGGCGATGAGAAGTGACAGACCTTACAAAAGAGGAAGAACCGTAAAAGAATCCATTCAGGAACTCTTAGATAAAGCTGGAAAACAGTTTGATCCTGAAATCGTCAGAAGATTCGTTGAATTTCTGGAAAGGGGTGGGGATCTTGGAACTAGGCATCAAGGGTAA
- a CDS encoding Crp/Fnr family transcriptional regulator yields MVVDKLFRNGKIFSYRKGQMIVHQGDPINDVMILIEGSLKTEHVSESGKVLEIDIIKPVQIVASGLIFSKNPRFPVNIVAENDVKILIVTKKKFLELLMSDEELLLFFLEDVSEHFKIISEKLFFLTTKTLKEKVIEYLLHHANDEKEVILPVSIEELSKIFGCARPALSRVFRELEEEGYIRRKGKQIKILKTPH; encoded by the coding sequence ATGGTCGTAGACAAACTGTTTAGAAACGGAAAAATTTTTTCCTACAGAAAAGGCCAGATGATAGTACATCAAGGAGACCCGATAAATGATGTCATGATTTTGATTGAGGGTTCTTTGAAAACGGAACACGTTTCGGAAAGTGGAAAAGTTTTAGAGATTGATATAATAAAACCCGTTCAAATAGTAGCATCTGGCCTCATTTTTTCTAAAAATCCAAGGTTTCCAGTGAACATCGTTGCAGAAAACGATGTGAAAATTCTTATCGTAACCAAAAAGAAATTTCTAGAACTTCTCATGTCCGACGAAGAACTTCTTCTGTTCTTTCTCGAAGATGTGTCCGAACACTTCAAAATAATTTCAGAAAAACTTTTCTTTCTCACCACGAAGACTTTGAAAGAAAAAGTCATAGAATATCTTCTGCACCACGCGAATGACGAAAAAGAGGTGATTCTTCCTGTCAGTATAGAAGAACTCTCCAAGATATTTGGATGTGCCCGGCCTGCTTTGTCCAGAGTCTTTCGAGAACTTGAGGAGGAGGGGTACATAAGAAGAAAGGGGAAACAGATCAAAATTTTGAAGACTCCTCACTAG
- the hcp gene encoding hydroxylamine reductase, protein MQMFCYQCSQAAKGVGCTEYGVCGKSPTLARLQDNLIFAIKGIAAYYYHARELGYDDTEIAGFLDEALYSTLTNVNFDAQDFVEYALEAGRMNLKAMKLLKKAHIETYGEPTPVEVETGTKKGKGIIVTGHNLKALEELLKQVEGTNVYVYTHSEMLPAHGYPGLRKYRNLVGNLGKAWYDQRKLFAEYPVAILGTSNCVLIPSESYKDRMFTTSIARLPGVKHIDGYDYTEVIEKAKSLPDLEEKPGVYKLKTGFSTSVVVSLADKIKELVEAGKIKHFLVVGGCDVPFKRNEYYREFVQKLPKETVVITLACGKFRINDLDLGEIEGIPRLIDVGQCNDTIVAIEIAEALAKTFNVSVTELPLTLVLTWMEQKAVAILWTLLSLGLKNIYIGPVLPAWVNEDILRVLTTEYGIKMISEPEKDIKEILKV, encoded by the coding sequence ATGCAAATGTTCTGTTACCAGTGTTCTCAAGCCGCCAAGGGTGTTGGTTGTACGGAGTACGGTGTGTGCGGGAAAAGCCCCACACTTGCCAGACTACAAGATAACTTGATATTCGCCATAAAAGGAATTGCCGCTTACTACTACCATGCAAGAGAACTTGGTTACGATGATACAGAAATAGCAGGATTCCTTGATGAAGCTCTTTACAGCACATTGACCAACGTGAACTTCGATGCCCAAGACTTTGTAGAGTACGCACTCGAGGCTGGAAGAATGAATCTGAAAGCGATGAAACTTCTGAAGAAAGCGCACATCGAAACTTATGGAGAACCTACGCCTGTCGAAGTGGAAACGGGAACGAAAAAAGGAAAGGGAATCATCGTCACTGGTCATAATTTAAAAGCTCTGGAAGAGCTTTTGAAACAGGTTGAAGGAACAAATGTTTACGTCTACACACATTCCGAGATGTTACCAGCCCACGGTTATCCTGGTCTCAGAAAGTACAGGAATCTTGTTGGAAATTTAGGGAAAGCTTGGTACGACCAAAGGAAACTCTTTGCTGAGTATCCTGTTGCTATACTTGGAACATCCAACTGTGTTTTGATACCGTCCGAATCTTACAAAGACAGAATGTTCACAACGAGTATCGCCAGACTCCCTGGAGTGAAGCACATCGACGGATACGATTACACTGAAGTTATAGAAAAGGCTAAAAGTTTGCCCGATCTTGAGGAAAAACCTGGTGTCTACAAACTCAAAACAGGGTTCTCCACCTCGGTTGTGGTTTCACTAGCAGATAAGATAAAGGAACTTGTCGAAGCAGGCAAAATAAAACACTTTTTAGTTGTAGGTGGATGCGATGTACCATTCAAGAGAAATGAATACTACAGAGAATTTGTACAGAAATTACCCAAAGAAACTGTTGTTATTACACTCGCCTGTGGAAAATTCAGGATAAACGACTTGGATCTTGGAGAAATAGAAGGTATTCCAAGACTCATCGATGTGGGACAATGTAACGACACGATCGTTGCCATCGAAATCGCCGAGGCTTTGGCAAAAACCTTCAATGTATCAGTTACAGAACTTCCTCTTACCCTCGTTTTAACTTGGATGGAGCAAAAAGCAGTTGCTATCTTGTGGACACTTCTCTCACTAGGATTGAAAAACATCTACATTGGCCCCGTGCTTCCAGCTTGGGTGAACGAGGATATTTTAAGGGTTCTCACCACAGAGTACGGAATAAAGATGATTTCGGAACCGGAGAAGGATATAAAAGAAATTCTGAAAGTCTGA
- a CDS encoding YjjG family noncanonical pyrimidine nucleotidase, with amino-acid sequence MKKAILFDLDGTILDFKKSEEIALKKVFLKRKVLLDEEKVFLYTRINRKFWNMLAEGKMSKEKVVVARFKEFLKELNVPFDPREIAIDYLEALSEEAYFLPGAEEFLEEMKEKGYRMAAVTNGIRFVQENRSRKLNLDRFFEFVLTSEEAGFEKPDPRIFWLALERMNLKKCEIVYVGDDLKSDLEGARNAGIDFILFSPEINIIVENCHVARNFEELKDIIETLR; translated from the coding sequence TTGAAGAAAGCGATCCTTTTCGACTTGGATGGTACCATCCTCGATTTCAAAAAGAGCGAAGAAATCGCACTAAAAAAAGTTTTTTTGAAAAGAAAAGTCCTCCTCGATGAGGAGAAAGTTTTTTTGTACACTAGAATAAACAGGAAATTTTGGAATATGCTAGCAGAAGGTAAAATGTCCAAAGAGAAAGTGGTGGTTGCGAGATTCAAAGAATTTTTGAAAGAGCTAAACGTTCCGTTCGATCCGAGAGAAATCGCAATTGATTATTTGGAAGCTCTTTCGGAAGAGGCCTATTTTTTGCCGGGAGCCGAAGAGTTTCTTGAGGAGATGAAAGAAAAAGGTTACAGAATGGCCGCTGTTACGAACGGTATTAGGTTCGTCCAGGAAAACAGAAGTAGAAAGTTAAATCTCGATAGGTTCTTCGAGTTCGTTCTAACCTCAGAGGAAGCCGGTTTCGAAAAACCAGATCCGAGGATCTTCTGGTTAGCTCTCGAAAGAATGAATCTGAAAAAGTGCGAGATCGTCTATGTGGGAGATGATCTGAAAAGTGATTTAGAAGGTGCGAGAAATGCAGGGATTGATTTCATTCTTTTTTCACCTGAGATAAACATTATTGTCGAAAACTGCCATGTGGCTAGAAATTTTGAAGAGCTGAAAGATATTATAGAAACTCTTAGATAG
- a CDS encoding N-acetyltransferase yields the protein MSIKKASDVSVIDLVSLVNEIFKDYAVPVNWDVYNFSLDVKENSISLEDSFVFFEGDTPVGFILVCVRKDRGRIDSMGVVKPKRGTGLADMILKHALEHLVWKGVKSVVLEVVSTDQRAIRFYEKNGFKQRRELYSYALDKNIEGTGSVRFFETDEKRIHMYSLKARTDFGRSPNWQRECTTLLLADGRYKMERASWKNGEGYLVWGETPQSAFIVDAFALRGDMDEFVRECVDHIQRKSRKTIVTCAAVPEDDPLSHSLEKNGFQKVLTQYEMELRLV from the coding sequence GTGAGCATAAAGAAAGCCAGTGATGTATCTGTTATCGATCTCGTCAGCTTGGTGAACGAAATCTTCAAAGATTATGCTGTTCCAGTGAATTGGGATGTGTACAATTTCAGTTTGGATGTGAAAGAGAACTCTATATCGTTGGAAGATTCTTTCGTCTTTTTCGAAGGCGATACACCAGTGGGTTTCATTTTGGTTTGTGTAAGGAAAGATCGTGGAAGGATAGATTCCATGGGAGTGGTGAAGCCAAAGAGAGGAACAGGACTAGCAGACATGATATTGAAACACGCTTTGGAACATCTTGTGTGGAAAGGCGTGAAAAGTGTTGTTCTCGAGGTAGTTTCGACCGATCAAAGAGCCATACGATTCTATGAGAAAAATGGCTTCAAACAGAGAAGAGAACTTTACAGCTATGCCCTTGACAAAAATATAGAGGGAACGGGTAGTGTGAGATTTTTCGAAACGGATGAAAAAAGAATTCACATGTATTCTCTGAAGGCAAGGACGGATTTCGGGAGGAGTCCCAACTGGCAGAGAGAGTGTACAACATTGCTTCTTGCTGATGGACGATACAAAATGGAGAGGGCCAGTTGGAAGAATGGAGAAGGTTACCTCGTGTGGGGTGAAACTCCTCAAAGTGCTTTCATAGTTGATGCTTTTGCTCTTCGGGGTGATATGGACGAATTTGTTAGAGAGTGTGTTGATCATATACAAAGAAAAAGTAGAAAGACAATTGTAACGTGTGCTGCCGTTCCAGAGGATGACCCCTTATCTCACTCTTTAGAAAAAAACGGTTTTCAAAAGGTACTTACACAATACGAAATGGAGCTGAGGCTTGTTTGA
- the fliS gene encoding flagellar export chaperone FliS — MKENPYLENMIMTASPAKLVQMLYEKAIEVLKEAKKFLKEKKFVEFSERVAKAQDIITELNLSLNMEKGGTIAQNLRALYNYMFQRLVEGNVKKDIEKIEEVEGMLSELLEVWKEAMKKAGNVTTTPNKKKEGGLNLMG, encoded by the coding sequence ATGAAAGAAAATCCCTATCTTGAAAACATGATCATGACAGCCAGTCCAGCAAAACTCGTTCAGATGCTGTACGAAAAGGCTATAGAAGTTTTGAAAGAGGCAAAAAAGTTCTTGAAAGAGAAAAAATTCGTGGAATTCAGTGAGAGAGTCGCAAAAGCTCAAGATATAATAACTGAACTCAACCTTTCTTTGAACATGGAAAAAGGAGGAACAATTGCTCAAAATTTGAGAGCGCTCTACAACTACATGTTCCAGAGACTGGTGGAAGGGAACGTAAAAAAAGATATCGAGAAAATCGAAGAGGTTGAAGGAATGCTATCGGAGCTTTTGGAAGTATGGAAAGAAGCGATGAAGAAGGCAGGGAATGTGACTACTACCCCAAATAAGAAAAAAGAAGGGGGACTGAATCTAATGGGGTGA
- a CDS encoding NUDIX hydrolase — MKFYEERIDSKRVFEGKMISVRVDRVRLPNGKESIREVVDHPGAVVIVPVLGDKLLFVEQYRYPIERTLLELPAGKLDSGESPEICARRELEEETGYRAKKFSYLGKIFTTPGFTTEVIHIFVAEDLEKTVQNTDPDEFIEVKMVPIEEVLAMLKNLEIEDSKTVCALTRFFFSKGVIR; from the coding sequence GTGAAATTTTATGAAGAGAGGATAGATAGTAAAAGAGTTTTCGAAGGGAAAATGATAAGTGTGAGAGTCGATCGTGTAAGACTTCCGAATGGGAAAGAATCTATCCGAGAAGTGGTTGATCATCCCGGAGCGGTGGTGATTGTACCCGTGCTGGGAGATAAACTTCTTTTTGTGGAACAGTACAGGTATCCGATTGAACGGACACTCTTGGAACTTCCAGCGGGAAAACTGGATTCGGGAGAATCACCAGAAATTTGTGCAAGAAGAGAGTTGGAAGAGGAGACGGGATATCGAGCAAAAAAGTTCTCTTATCTTGGGAAGATATTCACAACTCCTGGATTTACCACTGAAGTTATACACATATTCGTGGCAGAAGATCTAGAGAAGACGGTTCAAAACACAGATCCAGATGAATTCATCGAAGTGAAGATGGTACCAATTGAAGAAGTACTCGCTATGTTGAAAAATTTGGAAATCGAGGACTCGAAGACTGTTTGTGCTTTGACACGCTTTTTCTTTTCGAAGGGAGTGATAAGATGA
- the smc gene encoding chromosome segregation protein SMC translates to MRLRKLFLKGFKSFGRPSSLTFSDRITAIVGPNGSGKSNIIDAIKWVFGEQSKKELRASEKFDMIFSGSENLPPSGSAYVELVFEDGDEGITVARELKRTGENTYYLNGVPVRLKDIRDRFAGTGLGVDFYSIVGQGQIDKIVNASPEELRLLLEEAAGISIYREKKKETEVNLERTKLNLDRVKDVLFERERQMKSLYLKAKRAERYKEYSSQLERLRRIYYGNVLKREKRKLEFYQEEERKTNEKIRGIQKELIELETRWSSLKNEFGEMDQEIDRYTKLLEDYKKRQNDLMEMKNLYSSKLANGENKYVEVSTRFEELERRREEYGKRLEEMEYIFKGVMGEYEQKASELSKLEKEKEILLSRFSEKEKEFLKIREEISSIEKQILKLENELLRIGEALEDLKKRKRMAENQISARTRELEEKKGEFKEISKRIEEFDEEERKLTEELNVTRERIEEIGRKIETLSHEIESLEKRSRELQFEKEMIERDIREYRGFSRAVRTVFEQRENFPGLIDVVTNLLEVEEKYSMAISVLLGGMSQNIVVKDVETAKSIVEFLKQNEAGRVTILPLDLIDGSFRKVPGLEKERGFVGYAVDLVKLPPNLEVVAGFLFGNSIVVETLDDAIRVKRKYNLSSRIATLDGELVSGRGAITGGREERTNNVFERRIRLKHIEGEIENIERTVLEKREELASLKTEQEDLKKQETIVQRELFELSKRSSSTKTILSEILRSINQIQEEIQNLEKLLAEYRAKENGFNARRERIFEDIDRLKEQKGILQKSLSEYSEELEKERKALDELNEKIFTLRVEVGSLLETKERYEKEMQDVRKAIERFGEEMDLLRNQLVDLEEEIEKYRRFIREHEREIEHLKKEMDDIFETMKLHRVGKEEKMRELQDVENRMNELKDEKEKLRNHLHQIELAMQESRLKISNVLGEFNGSEKEVEDLPDDKLEEIYKSMGDLENKIKYLGPVDLTAIDEYEKLRGEYEEILKQKEDLEEAKRKLEDIIEKTDREAESLLFDVYQRVNESFNRLISLLFFGGEGRISIISESKSILEAGFEISIRKPGRRDQKLSLLSGGEKALVGIALLFALMEIKPSPFYVLDEVDAPLDDYNAERFKRLLKENSKQTQFVVITHNKIVMEAADLLHGVTMVNGVSAIVPVEIEKILEV, encoded by the coding sequence TTGAGATTGAGGAAACTTTTTTTAAAAGGCTTCAAATCTTTCGGAAGGCCTTCTTCCCTTACTTTTTCAGATCGAATCACCGCCATAGTTGGCCCGAACGGAAGTGGGAAATCCAACATCATAGATGCCATAAAATGGGTTTTCGGTGAGCAATCGAAGAAGGAACTGCGGGCAAGCGAAAAATTCGATATGATATTTTCCGGTTCTGAAAATCTTCCTCCTTCAGGGTCTGCCTACGTGGAGCTCGTTTTCGAAGACGGAGATGAAGGGATAACGGTTGCGCGTGAATTGAAAAGAACCGGTGAAAACACTTACTATCTGAATGGTGTTCCTGTTAGACTCAAGGATATCAGGGATCGATTTGCAGGAACAGGACTTGGAGTCGATTTTTATTCGATAGTCGGCCAAGGCCAAATAGATAAAATCGTCAACGCTTCTCCTGAAGAACTTCGACTCCTCCTAGAAGAAGCGGCGGGTATCTCTATCTACAGAGAGAAGAAGAAGGAAACAGAGGTAAACTTGGAAAGAACGAAGCTCAATCTTGACAGAGTGAAGGATGTTCTCTTCGAAAGGGAACGTCAGATGAAATCCCTCTATCTTAAGGCAAAGAGAGCTGAAAGATACAAGGAATATTCTTCTCAACTTGAGAGACTTCGAAGAATCTACTACGGCAATGTGTTGAAAAGAGAGAAGAGAAAACTCGAATTTTACCAGGAAGAGGAGAGAAAAACCAACGAAAAGATAAGAGGTATTCAGAAAGAATTGATCGAACTTGAAACGAGATGGAGTTCTCTGAAAAACGAGTTCGGAGAAATGGATCAAGAGATAGATCGATACACAAAGCTCTTGGAAGATTACAAGAAGAGGCAGAATGATCTTATGGAGATGAAGAATCTCTATAGTTCCAAATTGGCGAACGGTGAGAATAAATATGTAGAAGTTTCCACGCGATTCGAAGAGTTAGAAAGGAGAAGGGAAGAGTACGGAAAACGTCTCGAAGAGATGGAATACATTTTCAAAGGTGTAATGGGTGAATACGAACAAAAAGCAAGTGAACTTAGCAAGCTAGAGAAAGAAAAAGAAATTCTCTTGTCGAGGTTCAGTGAAAAGGAAAAGGAGTTTTTGAAAATCAGAGAAGAAATCTCTAGCATCGAAAAACAAATTCTCAAATTGGAAAACGAGCTTTTGAGAATAGGAGAAGCACTTGAGGACTTGAAAAAGAGAAAGAGAATGGCAGAGAACCAGATCAGCGCAAGAACGAGGGAGTTAGAAGAAAAAAAAGGAGAGTTCAAAGAGATATCAAAGCGCATAGAAGAATTCGATGAAGAGGAAAGAAAACTCACTGAGGAGCTGAATGTGACTCGCGAGAGAATAGAGGAGATTGGAAGAAAGATAGAAACTTTGTCCCACGAAATCGAGAGTCTGGAAAAGCGCTCCAGAGAGCTTCAGTTTGAGAAAGAGATGATCGAAAGAGATATAAGGGAGTACAGAGGATTTTCTAGAGCGGTTAGAACGGTTTTCGAACAAAGGGAGAATTTTCCAGGTTTGATCGACGTTGTGACTAATCTTTTGGAAGTGGAGGAAAAGTATTCGATGGCGATCAGTGTCTTGCTCGGCGGGATGTCCCAAAACATTGTCGTGAAGGATGTAGAAACTGCAAAATCGATCGTGGAGTTTCTGAAGCAAAATGAGGCAGGAAGGGTTACCATTCTTCCGCTCGATTTGATAGATGGAAGCTTCCGAAAGGTACCGGGTTTGGAAAAAGAAAGGGGATTCGTCGGTTATGCAGTTGATTTGGTTAAGCTCCCACCAAACCTTGAAGTGGTTGCCGGTTTTCTGTTCGGGAATTCCATCGTAGTTGAAACCTTGGATGACGCGATAAGAGTGAAAAGAAAGTATAACCTCAGTTCTAGAATAGCGACCTTGGACGGGGAACTTGTTAGCGGCAGAGGAGCGATCACAGGAGGAAGAGAAGAGAGAACCAACAACGTCTTTGAGAGACGTATAAGGTTGAAACACATAGAAGGAGAGATAGAAAACATAGAAAGAACCGTACTCGAGAAAAGAGAAGAGCTCGCTTCTTTAAAAACGGAGCAAGAAGACCTGAAGAAGCAAGAGACGATAGTTCAGAGAGAACTTTTCGAACTTTCCAAAAGATCGTCTTCAACGAAAACAATTCTTTCCGAAATATTGAGAAGCATAAACCAAATACAAGAGGAAATACAGAACTTGGAAAAACTGCTCGCAGAGTACAGAGCGAAGGAAAATGGTTTCAATGCACGAAGAGAAAGGATATTCGAAGACATAGATCGACTCAAAGAGCAAAAAGGTATTCTACAAAAGTCTCTGTCCGAGTATTCTGAAGAGCTGGAGAAAGAGAGAAAAGCCCTGGACGAGCTCAATGAAAAGATATTCACCCTTCGAGTGGAAGTTGGGAGTTTACTTGAAACAAAAGAACGTTACGAAAAAGAAATGCAAGATGTGAGAAAAGCGATCGAGAGATTTGGCGAAGAAATGGATCTTCTGAGAAATCAACTGGTTGATCTCGAAGAGGAAATAGAAAAGTACAGAAGGTTTATAAGAGAACACGAAAGAGAAATAGAGCATCTTAAGAAAGAAATGGACGATATTTTCGAAACAATGAAACTTCACAGGGTTGGAAAAGAGGAAAAAATGAGAGAATTACAGGACGTAGAAAATAGGATGAACGAACTCAAAGATGAAAAAGAAAAGCTGCGAAACCATCTTCATCAGATAGAGCTTGCTATGCAAGAGAGCAGACTCAAGATATCCAATGTTCTCGGTGAGTTCAACGGTTCAGAAAAGGAAGTGGAAGATCTTCCCGATGACAAACTTGAAGAGATATATAAGAGCATGGGGGATTTGGAAAACAAGATAAAGTACCTCGGCCCTGTGGATCTCACCGCCATTGATGAATACGAAAAACTAAGAGGAGAATACGAAGAGATTCTCAAACAAAAAGAAGACCTCGAAGAAGCAAAAAGGAAACTCGAGGATATCATAGAGAAAACAGATCGAGAAGCGGAAAGTCTACTTTTTGACGTGTATCAAAGAGTAAACGAGAGTTTCAATCGTTTGATTTCACTTCTTTTCTTCGGGGGAGAAGGAAGAATTAGCATCATCTCGGAATCCAAAAGCATACTCGAAGCGGGATTCGAAATATCCATAAGGAAGCCGGGTAGAAGAGATCAAAAATTGAGTTTATTGTCTGGCGGAGAAAAGGCACTCGTTGGAATTGCCCTTCTTTTCGCCCTCATGGAAATTAAACCGAGTCCTTTCTATGTACTCGATGAGGTTGATGCTCCTCTCGATGATTACAACGCAGAGAGATTCAAAAGATTGCTCAAAGAGAATTCGAAACAAACGCAATTTGTGGTGATCACCCACAATAAAATTGTGATGGAGGCGGCTGATCTTCTACATGGAGTGACAATGGTAAACGGTGTATCTGCTATCGTACCCGTGGAAATAGAAAAAATTTTGGAGGTGTAA